A portion of the Deltaproteobacteria bacterium HGW-Deltaproteobacteria-18 genome contains these proteins:
- a CDS encoding DUF3185 domain-containing protein, giving the protein MKTLSIVGILLIVLGIATFAYQGITYTTQEKVVDLGPLQMTAEKTRTIPLPPIMGAIALAGGIALLIVGKRNS; this is encoded by the coding sequence ATGAAAACGTTAAGCATAGTCGGAATACTACTGATTGTCCTTGGAATCGCAACCTTTGCTTACCAGGGTATAACCTACACGACCCAGGAAAAAGTCGTTGACCTTGGACCTCTCCAGATGACGGCTGAAAAAACACGGACAATTCCTCTGCCCCCCATCATGGGCGCAATCGCCCTGGCGGGGGGAATCGCCCTGCTTATTGTTGGAAAGAGAAACTCCTGA
- a CDS encoding CsbD family protein — protein sequence MKSSTINQAKGVFHEAKGNIKKTVGKIIDNPSLETEGLVEKIADKAQKKIGQVEKVLDE from the coding sequence ATGAAGTCCAGCACAATAAATCAGGCGAAAGGCGTTTTCCATGAAGCCAAAGGCAATATCAAAAAAACCGTCGGAAAGATTATCGACAACCCATCCCTAGAGACCGAGGGGCTAGTGGAAAAAATTGCAGACAAGGCACAGAAAAAAATAGGACAGGTGGAAAAAGTTCTGGACGAATAA
- a CDS encoding PAS domain-containing sensor histidine kinase, producing the protein MKSRINQSGNLDLLRRKAEEISRKSEAGSPESHADDPIGDASWMVHELHVHKIELEMQNEELHRTHEDLEKEHEQYLDLYDFAPVGYCTISEQGQVMATNLTATTMLGMTRNNLVGQHINRFIRDEEQHTFSRNIRQLFATGEAQDCELGMKKSDGTDFWASLKAVLKLDMNIPACRIIISDSSDRKKAEKALAESELHFRNLANCGQALIWTSGVDKLCDYFNEPWLTFTGRTLEQELGNGWLQGVHAEDFDRCMATYVSAFDRREPFSMEYRLRHADGEYRWLVDQGTPRFDSGGAFAGYIGHCLDITSRKHMEEVLLATKKAAESANMAKSAFLANMSHEIRTPLNGLLGMMQLLEFTETNDEQRMYIEMAIRSGGRLTRLLSDILDLSRIEAGRMPLGEQPFSLSETYAAITESFGPLSIQKSLPVRIDVAPDAPSDVFGDEVRVRQVLFNLVGNAMKFCDQGEVRLEVSTLLPMPPDTVRMLFCVSDTGAGMSDTTIETLGSPFTQASNGFSRKHQGAGLGISICKRLVSAMGGTLTFESAPEQGTSAYLMLPFRQREYSMLPDQSAADSVSPSLRILLVEDDETSRVAEMEMLKRMGHSVQTANNGIEALSCMRQNTFDCVLMDVQMEVMDGLEATRKIRTDVSSFFDPTIPIVAMTASAMSGDRERFMMAGMDDYISKPFELNNLTEVLGGIDVNDSK; encoded by the coding sequence ATGAAGAGCCGTATCAATCAATCCGGAAATCTGGACCTGCTTCGCAGAAAGGCTGAAGAAATCAGCCGGAAGAGCGAAGCCGGTTCGCCGGAGAGCCATGCCGACGACCCTATCGGAGATGCCTCATGGATGGTCCATGAGCTGCACGTTCACAAAATCGAGCTCGAGATGCAGAATGAGGAATTACACAGGACGCATGAAGATCTTGAAAAAGAGCACGAGCAATATCTGGATCTCTACGACTTTGCTCCAGTTGGATATTGCACCATCTCGGAACAGGGACAGGTCATGGCAACCAATCTCACAGCCACGACAATGCTCGGCATGACCCGAAACAATCTCGTTGGCCAGCACATAAACCGCTTCATCCGTGATGAGGAACAGCACACCTTCTCCCGCAACATACGACAACTTTTTGCAACCGGGGAAGCACAGGACTGCGAACTGGGCATGAAGAAATCTGACGGGACCGACTTTTGGGCCAGCCTCAAGGCGGTCTTGAAGCTGGACATGAACATCCCCGCCTGCCGCATCATCATAAGCGACAGCAGTGACAGGAAAAAAGCCGAGAAGGCGCTGGCCGAGAGCGAACTGCATTTCAGAAACCTGGCCAACTGCGGCCAGGCGCTGATCTGGACTTCCGGAGTAGACAAGCTGTGCGACTATTTCAACGAACCCTGGCTCACCTTCACCGGACGCACTCTGGAGCAGGAGCTCGGCAACGGCTGGCTCCAAGGAGTCCATGCGGAGGATTTTGATCGTTGCATGGCCACCTATGTCTCGGCCTTTGACCGGCGCGAACCTTTCAGCATGGAGTACCGCCTGCGCCATGCCGACGGCGAATACCGCTGGCTGGTCGATCAGGGCACGCCACGCTTCGACTCCGGGGGTGCGTTCGCCGGGTACATCGGCCATTGTCTGGACATCACCTCCCGCAAGCACATGGAAGAGGTGCTCCTGGCCACAAAAAAGGCGGCTGAATCGGCGAATATGGCCAAGAGCGCTTTTCTGGCCAACATGAGTCACGAAATCAGAACCCCGCTAAACGGACTGCTGGGCATGATGCAGTTGCTCGAATTCACGGAGACAAACGACGAACAGCGCATGTACATTGAGATGGCCATCCGCTCCGGGGGCAGACTTACCCGCCTCTTGAGCGACATTCTCGACCTTTCCCGCATCGAGGCCGGCCGGATGCCGTTAGGCGAGCAGCCGTTCAGCCTGTCCGAAACGTATGCCGCCATTACCGAAAGTTTTGGCCCGCTGAGCATTCAGAAGAGTCTGCCTGTTCGCATCGACGTCGCGCCGGACGCGCCCTCGGATGTGTTCGGGGATGAGGTCCGCGTACGTCAGGTACTGTTCAATCTCGTCGGCAACGCCATGAAGTTTTGCGACCAGGGAGAGGTCAGGCTCGAGGTGTCGACGCTGCTTCCCATGCCGCCGGATACCGTTCGCATGCTGTTCTGCGTTTCTGATACGGGAGCGGGGATGAGCGATACGACGATCGAAACTTTGGGTTCCCCTTTTACCCAGGCCAGTAACGGCTTCAGCCGCAAGCATCAGGGCGCAGGGCTTGGAATCTCCATATGCAAGCGCCTTGTTTCCGCGATGGGAGGGACTCTGACCTTTGAGAGTGCGCCGGAGCAGGGGACCAGCGCCTACCTGATGCTCCCCTTCAGGCAGAGAGAGTATTCAATGCTCCCGGATCAGTCTGCCGCCGACTCCGTCTCGCCCTCGCTCCGAATTCTGCTTGTTGAAGACGACGAAACCAGCCGCGTGGCTGAAATGGAGATGCTCAAAAGGATGGGCCACTCCGTGCAGACGGCGAACAACGGGATCGAGGCACTCAGTTGCATGCGTCAGAACACCTTTGATTGCGTGCTGATGGATGTGCAGATGGAGGTCATGGATGGCCTTGAGGCCACCAGGAAAATCAGAACGGACGTCTCCAGTTTTTTTGACCCCACAATCCCCATTGTCGCCATGACGGCATCTGCCATGTCTGGCGATCGAGAGCGGTTCATGATGGCCGGCATGGATGACTACATCTCAAAACCATTCGAACTCAACAATCTTACGGAAGTGCTGGGCGGCATTGACGTCAACGACAGCAAATGA